The window TTCGTTGCTGACAAACTTGCCGAAAACGAATTGTCACTCAGTCAGCCTGCTGATCCAATCACACAGCTTCGCCGGCTTTCGTTTGACTTGACCGGCATGTCGCCGACACCCGACCAGATCGCTCGGCTAAGTGACGCCACTGACGAAACCCGAGAAGAAGTCTGGAAGAGCGTCGTCAAGGAATGCCTCGAATCACCGCATCACGCCGAACGCATGGCTATGTGGTGGCTCGATGCCGCGCGGTATTCCGATTCGGATGGTTTCCAACAAGACGGCACTCGCGAAAACTGGCCTTGGCGTGATTGGGTGATCGATCAATTCGCCAACAATCGGCCGTTCGACGAATTCACGATCGAGCAGTTCGCCGGTGACTTGTTGCCAGACGCGACCGCGGAACAAAAACTGGCGACGTGTTTTCATCGCAATCACATGACCAATGGCGAAGGCGGACGCGACCCCGAAGAATCTCGCATCGACTATGTCATCGATCGAGTCAACACGACCGGAACGGTTTGGTTGGGGCTGACGCTTGGTTGTGTGCAATGTCACACGCACAAGTTCGATCCGATCACGCACCACGATTACTACTCATTGTCAGCGTTCTTCAACAGCATTGATGAAGATGGCAATGCTGGGATGCGAGCCAAACCGTATCTGGAATTCGAGTCGCCCAAGGTCGATCCTCAAGCCGAAGAGTTTGCGACGTTTGTTGAGGAGTGCGTAAAAGCTGAAGTCGCCGAAAAACAGCGAGCTGTTGAACGCTTCGATACCTGGCTGTCCGAATTCCAAATCGACCCACCAGCGGAACACTCGGTGTGGCACACGCCATCGCCAAAGCTAAACAGCAGCGAAGGGACCGAATTCGACATCCAGGACGATCGCATCGTTCAAACGAAAGGGCCGACGCCGGTCCAAGACGACTACCGCGTGGTCATGCAGATACCTGATGACATGCCGCGTGTTACTGGGGTTCGCATCGAAGTCTTCCCGCACGAATCACATGTTGACGGACGGTTTTCACGTGACGGAAATGGCGAGTTCACGCTAACCAGCGTTCTGGCGATGGGCCGTCGAGATGGCAGTCCCTCGGAAAGCCAGTTAGAGTTTGTTCGTGCCAAGGCGGACTTTGAATCAGATGAAGAACGCAAGACAGAATGGGACAAACGTTACGCGAAAATCAACAAGACGCTCAACGACGACGCTCGGGACGGTTGGACAACCGAAGGAGCCGAAGATATTCAGCCACACGTCGGTGTGTATGAGCTTGCCGAACCATGGGACGTCCAACCCGGCGATCGATTCGTCGTTTTGATGCGTCAACGTTCCACTCACGGCCATGCAAACATCGGACGCTTCCGAGTTTCGTTGTGCTCGGAGTTTGGCGAAACCGTTCGCCGCGTGGATGGTGGCTCCCCCAAGGCTGAGTTGGTTCAAGCATTGAACAAGCACCGAGATGACGAAACCGTCGATGAGTCAGATGCCAAACTAATTGACGACGAACTTCGCAAACGTTTGCTGGAACAATTCTTAATCGCTGATTTGGAATACCAAGACGCCAGCGGACGATTGAAACGAGCTCAAAAGCAACTCGCCGATTTGAAGAACCAAGCCAAACCTCGCAAGGTGATGGTCTTGAGCGAACGGGAGGAACCTCGCGAAACTCACGTGCTGTTGCGAGGAGTTTGGGATGCGAAAGGCGATGTCGTTGAACGAACCGTTCTGCCGAGCGTGCTGGAATGGCCCGCCGAGAAGACTCGCACTCGTTTGGATTTGGCCAATTGGATTGTCGATCCCGAGAACCCACTGACCGCTCGTGTGATGGCCAATCACATGTGGCAATTGATGTTTGGTGCCGGTTTGGTGCGAACGCCGGGTGACTTTGGTTTGCAAGGCGAACTGCCAACGCATCCAAAACTGCTTGATTGGTTGGCGGTGGAACTGATCGAAAGCGATTGGGATCTGCGGCATCTGCTACGACTGATCGCGACCAGTAAAACGTATCGACAAAGCAGCGTCATTTCACCGGAGTTGTTGGAACTCGACCCCGAAAACCGTTTGCTTGCACGAGCACCCCGGTTCCGTTTGCCTGCTTGGATGATTCGCGACAATGCATTGCGAGTCTCGGGATTGCTCGATCCAACCGTCGGCGGCCCGCCCGTGTATCCCTATCAACCGCCGGGCGTATGGGCGGAGATCACCATGGGACGGTTTGACTATCAACCTAGCCTCGGTTCTAGGCAGTACCGACGGACGATCTACGCGTTCTGGCGTCGCAGCAGTGCACCGACGTTTCTGTTCGATAGTGCCCAGCGTCGCGTTTGCGAAGTCGGCGTGCGACGCACGAACACTCCGCTGCATGCACTGACGTTGATGAATGACGCGACCATGTTGGAAGCGTCCCGAGCATTCGCGGATTCACTCGTGAAGCAATCCGACGCATCCGCTTGGGCTGATCAAGCAAATTATCTATCCACCCAAGTATTGTCTCGCCCGCTCAGCGACGACGAATGCGAGGCGTTGCGAATGGTTTGGACGCGAACAGATGACTACTACGGCGATCACGTTGACCAGGCAATCGAGTTTTGCACCGTCGGCCAGATGGAGTCGCCCGATGCTAGCGTAGCTGCCAAAACCGCGGCTTGGATGACGACCGCCAGTTTGATTCTGAACTTAGACGAAGCCATGACGCGTGAATGAGTTTCACCAATCCATTCATGTCAAAGATCAAACGTCACGGCAAACAATCATAAGACGCCGCCTTTCATTCAAAGATCCAATGCATCACCAAGAAACCCATCTGCAGCTCGGTCGGCGTAGCTTCCTTTCGCAAGCCGGCTTTAACTTCGGTGCTCTCGCCGCGGGTGCGATGCTGGGCGACGAGCTGGCCGCCAGCGAGTTGAAGTCCAGCCTGCCGCACTTCGCGCCCAAAGCCAAACGCGTGATCTTCTTGACCCAATCCGGCGGTCCTTCGCAGATTGAGTTGTTCGATCACAAACCAGAGCTGCCAAAGCTGGCCGGTACCGAACTGCCCGATAGTGTCCGCCAGGGCCAACGGCTTACCGGGATGACCAAGAACCAAAAGCAATTGATTCTGCCAGCGATCACAAAATTTCACCGCCACGGTGATTGCGGACGATTGGTTGGCGAATGGTTACCGCATATCGGTGCAATCTCCGACGATTTGTGCTTTGTGAAATCGATGGTCACTGATGAGATCAATCACGCACCGGCGATGACAAAATTCTTGACCGGTCACCAGCTCCCCGGTCGACCCAGCTTTGGTGCCTGGGCGAGCTATGGTTTGGGCAGCATGAATAGCAATCTGCCCGATTACGTCGTGCTGATTTCAAAAATGAAGCGGCCCAGTGATCAACCTCTTTATGACCATTATTGGGGCAGCGGGTTTCTTCCGTCCAAACATCAGGGCGTCAAGCTGCGTAGTGCAAAGGATCCGGTTCTGTATTTGAACGACCCCGATGGCTTTCCACGGGAATTGCGTCGTGAAATGCTGGACGGATTGGCGGGGATGAACCGTCTGCACCACACTGAAACTTTGGATCCCGAAATCGAGACCCGTATCGCTCAATATGAGATGGCGTTTCGGATGCAAACCAGCATTCCGGATCTGACTGACTTGAGTGATGAGTCCGACGAGACATTTGAAATGTACGGTCCCGATTCGCGTCGGCCGGGCAGCTACGCCGCCAACTGCATTTTGGCTCGGCGTTTGGCCGAGCGTGACGTGCGGTTCATTCAATTGTTTCATCCCGATTGGGACCACCATTCGCGGCTGAGTTCCTGGTGCGTTTCGCGATGCGTTG of the Rhodopirellula baltica SH 1 genome contains:
- a CDS encoding PSD1 and planctomycete cytochrome C domain-containing protein, with product MSELIVHDLRSLNDSPIGLIGCAHSFETTELSESHPHPPAESSRFFGNPVCVILLTSLGWIITSLVSVTALQADDVSFSRDVLPVLSDRCFHCHGPDEGNREADLRLDVESAAKEDRGGYAAVQPGDLDNSEIWSRIISDDEDTLMPPPDSHRKPLSEKEREAIRQWIAEGAPWGKHWSFEKLTRPEVPESDSEESDSNPIDAFVADKLAENELSLSQPADPITQLRRLSFDLTGMSPTPDQIARLSDATDETREEVWKSVVKECLESPHHAERMAMWWLDAARYSDSDGFQQDGTRENWPWRDWVIDQFANNRPFDEFTIEQFAGDLLPDATAEQKLATCFHRNHMTNGEGGRDPEESRIDYVIDRVNTTGTVWLGLTLGCVQCHTHKFDPITHHDYYSLSAFFNSIDEDGNAGMRAKPYLEFESPKVDPQAEEFATFVEECVKAEVAEKQRAVERFDTWLSEFQIDPPAEHSVWHTPSPKLNSSEGTEFDIQDDRIVQTKGPTPVQDDYRVVMQIPDDMPRVTGVRIEVFPHESHVDGRFSRDGNGEFTLTSVLAMGRRDGSPSESQLEFVRAKADFESDEERKTEWDKRYAKINKTLNDDARDGWTTEGAEDIQPHVGVYELAEPWDVQPGDRFVVLMRQRSTHGHANIGRFRVSLCSEFGETVRRVDGGSPKAELVQALNKHRDDETVDESDAKLIDDELRKRLLEQFLIADLEYQDASGRLKRAQKQLADLKNQAKPRKVMVLSEREEPRETHVLLRGVWDAKGDVVERTVLPSVLEWPAEKTRTRLDLANWIVDPENPLTARVMANHMWQLMFGAGLVRTPGDFGLQGELPTHPKLLDWLAVELIESDWDLRHLLRLIATSKTYRQSSVISPELLELDPENRLLARAPRFRLPAWMIRDNALRVSGLLDPTVGGPPVYPYQPPGVWAEITMGRFDYQPSLGSRQYRRTIYAFWRRSSAPTFLFDSAQRRVCEVGVRRTNTPLHALTLMNDATMLEASRAFADSLVKQSDASAWADQANYLSTQVLSRPLSDDECEALRMVWTRTDDYYGDHVDQAIEFCTVGQMESPDASVAAKTAAWMTTASLILNLDEAMTRE
- a CDS encoding DUF1501 domain-containing protein, with product MHHQETHLQLGRRSFLSQAGFNFGALAAGAMLGDELAASELKSSLPHFAPKAKRVIFLTQSGGPSQIELFDHKPELPKLAGTELPDSVRQGQRLTGMTKNQKQLILPAITKFHRHGDCGRLVGEWLPHIGAISDDLCFVKSMVTDEINHAPAMTKFLTGHQLPGRPSFGAWASYGLGSMNSNLPDYVVLISKMKRPSDQPLYDHYWGSGFLPSKHQGVKLRSAKDPVLYLNDPDGFPRELRREMLDGLAGMNRLHHTETLDPEIETRIAQYEMAFRMQTSIPDLTDLSDESDETFEMYGPDSRRPGSYAANCILARRLAERDVRFIQLFHPDWDHHSRLSSWCVSRCVDTDQPSAALVKDLKQRGLLDDTLIIWGGEFGRGVAGQGKWDSPEAGRDHHPRCFTIWMAGAGIKPGTSYGQTDDFSYNVVENPVHVRDLHATALHVLGIDHERFTHRYQGLDFKLTGVESSNVVDDILA